One genomic region from Epinephelus moara isolate mb chromosome 8, YSFRI_EMoa_1.0, whole genome shotgun sequence encodes:
- the zdhhc12a gene encoding palmitoyltransferase ZDHHC12-A isoform X2: protein MTGIEMVQNMFRTGFLVRATHTLLTWVITLVLFLHNTDLRKCEERGELLLPILFFLVVVLSVLLYFAVSLMDPGFVLTDSVKGSDEEMESMIPQSSTPRLRRCGYCLLQQPMRAKHCQTCKRCVRRFDHHCPWIENCVGERNHRWFIVYLLVQLLALLWALHIALSGISPSITWELWFRVNGFLLAALAFVSIFSMVVLLLLGCHLYLVSINCTTWEFMSRHRISYLKNCGDEENPFDRGVLCNLWDFFCICRTVVWEQTYNDRSTTNSV, encoded by the exons ATGACAGGGATTGAAATGGTGCAGAACATGTTTCGGACCGGGTTTCTTGTTCGGGCCACGCACACACTGCTCACCTGGGTCATCACCCTCGTACTGTTCCTGCACAACACAG atttGCGGAAGTGTGAGGAGCGAggggagctgctgctgcccaTTCTGTTCTTCCTCGTGGTCGTGCTGTCGGTGCTCTTATACTTTGCTGTTTCTTTGATGGACCCTGGCTTTGTTCTAACTGACAGTGTCAAG ggtTCAGATGAAGAAATGGAGTCGATGATTCCTCAGTCCTCAACCCCTCGGCTGCGTCGCTGTGGATACTGCCTGCTGCAG CAGCCAATGAGAGCGAAGCACTGTCAGACGTGTAAGCGCTGTGTTCGTCGCTTCGACCACCACTGTCCCTGGATCGAGAACTGCGTGGGAGAGAGGAACCATCGTTGGTTCATCGTCTACCTGCTGGTGCAGCTGCTCGCTCTGCTCTGGGCGCTTCACATCGCTCT GTCTGGCATCTCGCCCAGCATCACATGGGAGCTGTGGTTCAGAGTGAACGGGTTCCTGCTGGCGGCGCTGGCCTTCGTCAGTATCTTCTCCatggtggtgctgctgctgctgggctgCCACCTCTACCTGGTCTCCATCAACTGCACCACCTGGGAGTTCATGTCGCGTCACAGGATCTCGTACCTGAAGAACTGCGGAGACGAGGAGAACCCGTTTGACCGCGGCGTCCTCTGCAACCTGTGGGATTTCTTCTGCATCTGCAGGACGGTGGTGTGGGAGCAGACGTACAACGACAGAAGCACCACGAATTCTGTCTGA
- the zdhhc12a gene encoding palmitoyltransferase ZDHHC12-A isoform X1, translated as MTGIEMVQNMFRTGFLVRATHTLLTWVITLVLFLHNTDLRKCEERGELLLPILFFLVVVLSVLLYFAVSLMDPGFVLTDSVKGSDEEMESMIPQSSTPRLRRCGYCLLQQQPMRAKHCQTCKRCVRRFDHHCPWIENCVGERNHRWFIVYLLVQLLALLWALHIALSGISPSITWELWFRVNGFLLAALAFVSIFSMVVLLLLGCHLYLVSINCTTWEFMSRHRISYLKNCGDEENPFDRGVLCNLWDFFCICRTVVWEQTYNDRSTTNSV; from the exons ATGACAGGGATTGAAATGGTGCAGAACATGTTTCGGACCGGGTTTCTTGTTCGGGCCACGCACACACTGCTCACCTGGGTCATCACCCTCGTACTGTTCCTGCACAACACAG atttGCGGAAGTGTGAGGAGCGAggggagctgctgctgcccaTTCTGTTCTTCCTCGTGGTCGTGCTGTCGGTGCTCTTATACTTTGCTGTTTCTTTGATGGACCCTGGCTTTGTTCTAACTGACAGTGTCAAG ggtTCAGATGAAGAAATGGAGTCGATGATTCCTCAGTCCTCAACCCCTCGGCTGCGTCGCTGTGGATACTGCCTGCTGCAG CAGCAGCCAATGAGAGCGAAGCACTGTCAGACGTGTAAGCGCTGTGTTCGTCGCTTCGACCACCACTGTCCCTGGATCGAGAACTGCGTGGGAGAGAGGAACCATCGTTGGTTCATCGTCTACCTGCTGGTGCAGCTGCTCGCTCTGCTCTGGGCGCTTCACATCGCTCT GTCTGGCATCTCGCCCAGCATCACATGGGAGCTGTGGTTCAGAGTGAACGGGTTCCTGCTGGCGGCGCTGGCCTTCGTCAGTATCTTCTCCatggtggtgctgctgctgctgggctgCCACCTCTACCTGGTCTCCATCAACTGCACCACCTGGGAGTTCATGTCGCGTCACAGGATCTCGTACCTGAAGAACTGCGGAGACGAGGAGAACCCGTTTGACCGCGGCGTCCTCTGCAACCTGTGGGATTTCTTCTGCATCTGCAGGACGGTGGTGTGGGAGCAGACGTACAACGACAGAAGCACCACGAATTCTGTCTGA